The Triticum aestivum cultivar Chinese Spring chromosome 7B, IWGSC CS RefSeq v2.1, whole genome shotgun sequence genome window below encodes:
- the LOC542803 gene encoding protein HVA22 isoform X2, with the protein MMPPRTRQAPGAIATGPPPLSFIKPSLPCPSSARPALILSSRLTSVGRIELCFPPRSRAYGRDTYSGDGASFVPVTAVKERMGKSWALLTHLHSVAGPSITLLYPLYASVCAMESPSKVDDEQWLAYWILYSFITLMEMLAEPVLYWIPVWYPVKLLFVAWLALPQFKGASFIYDKVVREQLRKYRGRNRNADADHKAEADHGHVH; encoded by the exons ATGATGCCGCCACGTACACGCCAAGCACCCGGTGCCATTGCCACCGGCCCACCACCGCTCTCGTTTATAAAGCCATCTCTCCCCTGCCCATCCTCTGCTCGTCCTGCACTGATTCTTTCTTCGCGTCTCACGTCAGTCGGTCGAATAGAGCTTTGCTTCCCTCCGAGGTCTCGTGCTTACGGCCGAGATACCTACAGCGGTGACGGTGCATCGTTCGTTCCGGTGACTGCTGTGAAGGAGAGAATGGGCAAGTCATGGGCGCTCCTCACCCACCTTCACTCCGTCGCCGG GCCAAGTATTACGCTGCTGTATCCTCT GTATGCGTCGGTGTGCGCCATGGAGAGCCCGTCCAAGGTGGACGACGAgcagtggctggcctactggatcCTCTACTCCTTCATCACCCTCATGGAGATGCTCGCCGAGCCCGTCCTCTACTG GATACCGGTGTGGTACCCGGTGAAGCTGCTGTTCGTGGCGTGGCTGGCGCTCCCGCAGTTCAAGGGCGCCTCCTTCATCTACGACAAGGTCGTCAGGGAGCAGCTCAGGAAGTACCGCGGAAGGAACCGCAACGCCGACGCCGATCACAAG GCCGAGGCTGACCATGGTCATGTGCATTGA
- the LOC542803 gene encoding protein HVA22 isoform X1: MMPPRTRQAPGAIATGPPPLSFIKPSLPCPSSARPALILSSRLTSVGRIELCFPPRSRAYGRDTYSGDGASFVPVTAVKERMGKSWALLTHLHSVAGPSITLLYPLYASVCAMESPSKVDDEQWLAYWILYSFITLMEMLAEPVLYWIPVWYPVKLLFVAWLALPQFKGASFIYDKVVREQLRKYRGRNRNADADHKVHILKAEADHGHVH; this comes from the exons ATGATGCCGCCACGTACACGCCAAGCACCCGGTGCCATTGCCACCGGCCCACCACCGCTCTCGTTTATAAAGCCATCTCTCCCCTGCCCATCCTCTGCTCGTCCTGCACTGATTCTTTCTTCGCGTCTCACGTCAGTCGGTCGAATAGAGCTTTGCTTCCCTCCGAGGTCTCGTGCTTACGGCCGAGATACCTACAGCGGTGACGGTGCATCGTTCGTTCCGGTGACTGCTGTGAAGGAGAGAATGGGCAAGTCATGGGCGCTCCTCACCCACCTTCACTCCGTCGCCGG GCCAAGTATTACGCTGCTGTATCCTCT GTATGCGTCGGTGTGCGCCATGGAGAGCCCGTCCAAGGTGGACGACGAgcagtggctggcctactggatcCTCTACTCCTTCATCACCCTCATGGAGATGCTCGCCGAGCCCGTCCTCTACTG GATACCGGTGTGGTACCCGGTGAAGCTGCTGTTCGTGGCGTGGCTGGCGCTCCCGCAGTTCAAGGGCGCCTCCTTCATCTACGACAAGGTCGTCAGGGAGCAGCTCAGGAAGTACCGCGGAAGGAACCGCAACGCCGACGCCGATCACAAGGTGCACATACTCAAG GCCGAGGCTGACCATGGTCATGTGCATTGA
- the LOC123160349 gene encoding epoxide hydrolase A, whose translation MIKACLSELCASCCSCILPPSSPRAANQEMGSDGAITHRSVDVNGVRLHVAEAGPAGAPTALLLHGFPEVWYTWRHQMRALAAAGYRAVAPDMRGYGGSDAPSGGPDQYTALHVVGDLVALIDSLGEKQVFVVAHDWGAMIAWSLCLFRPDRVKALVALSVPFTPRSPARKPVDGLKALYGDEYYICRIQEPGAIEAEFARLGTELVLRKFFTYRTPGPLFIPKSGWGSPDDEVPLPSWITEEDIKYYASQFDKSGFTGGLNYYRALNKTLELTSPWTGAEIKVPTKFIVGDVDLSYHVAGAHDFINKGGLKKFVPLLDDVVVMKDVGHFINEEKPEEISAHIISFLKKFD comes from the exons ATGATCAAGGCCTGCCTCAGCGAGCTCTGCGCCAGCTGCTGCTCCTGCATACTCCCGCCGTCCTCACCGCGCGCGGCTAACCAAGAGATGGGCTCCGACGGCGCCATCACGCACCGCAGCGTCGACGTCAACGGCGTGCGCCTCCACGTCGCGGAGGCCGGCCCGGCGGGCGCGCCCACGGCGCTGCTGCTGCACGGGTTCCCGGAGGTGTGGTACACCTGGCGCCACCAGATGCGCGCGCTGGCCGCGGCGGGCTACCGCGCCGTCGCGCCCGACATGCGTGGCTACGGCGGCTCCGACGCGCCCTCTGGCGGACCGGACCAGTACACGGCGCTGCACGTCGTCGGCGACCTCGTCGCGCTCATCGATTCGCTCGGCGAGAAGCAGGTCTTCGTGGTGGCGCACGACTGGGGCGCCATGATCGCGTGGAGCCTGTGCCTGTTCCGGCCGGACAGGGTGAAGGCGCTCGTCGCCCTCAGCGTCCCCTTCACCCCGCGGAGCCCGGCGAGGAAGCCCGTCGACGGCTTGAAGGCTCTGTACGGGGACGAGTACTACATCTGCCGTATCCAG GAACCTGGAGCAATTGAAGCAGAATTCGCACGGCTCGGCACAGAGCTGGTGCTAAGAAAGTTTTTCACTTATCGAACTCCTGGCCCTTTGTTCATTCCCAAGAGCGGGTGGGGCTCACCAGATGATGAGGTGCCCTTGCCGAGCTGGatcacggaggaggatatcaagTACTACGCGAGTCAATTTGACAAGTCTGGTTTCACCGGGGGATTGAACTACTACCGTGCCTTGAACAA GACATTGGAGCTAACGTCGCCATGGACCGGAGCTGAGATAAAGGTACCAACCAAGTTTATAGTTGGTGATGTGGACTTGTCATACCATGTTGCAGGCGCACATGATTTTATTAACAAAGGTGGCCTCAAGAAGTTTGTTCCATTACTGGACGATGTGGTGGTAATGAAAGATGTCGGGCATTTCATAAATGAAGAAAAACCAGAAGAAATTAGTGCCCATATAATCAGTTTCTTAAAGAAATTTGACTGA